A stretch of bacterium DNA encodes these proteins:
- a CDS encoding 2-oxoglutarate oxidoreductase, with product MFGLKSDCVLDIPEDYYTLADYESATARWCPGCGDHGILTAVQRLCSEKQLPPEKTVFVSGIGCSSRLPHYMKTYGFHGLHGRALPVANGIKFRRPDLHVFVATGDGDCCSIGTAHWIHAIRYNMNITVLLLDNEIYGLTKGQASPTSNKGTVSNTSPRGSQLPPINPIQTTLGVSNVSFVAQTVDWNPAHLYATIEAGYNHPGLSFIRVLQRCPVFQKDLFQTTMSSPDAITLLTHKNGIQVDPAITKIYKNVVEHDPSDINQARTLAGNHDREVIGLLYQNKNAERYDDYGAHNLGISPEDKMRAIHKELDKFAV from the coding sequence GTGTTTGGATTAAAATCCGATTGCGTCCTCGATATACCTGAGGATTATTACACGTTAGCCGACTATGAAAGCGCAACGGCACGCTGGTGTCCGGGATGCGGCGATCACGGCATTTTGACCGCTGTACAAAGACTGTGCAGCGAAAAACAATTACCGCCCGAAAAAACAGTATTTGTGTCCGGCATCGGCTGTTCGAGCCGTCTGCCGCATTATATGAAAACCTACGGATTTCACGGTTTGCACGGCCGTGCACTTCCCGTAGCCAATGGTATCAAATTTCGCCGTCCGGATCTGCATGTGTTTGTCGCCACCGGCGACGGCGATTGTTGCTCCATCGGTACGGCGCATTGGATTCACGCCATTCGCTATAATATGAATATCACCGTGCTGCTTCTGGACAACGAAATTTATGGATTGACCAAAGGACAAGCTTCACCGACTTCCAATAAAGGTACAGTTTCCAATACCTCACCGCGCGGATCGCAATTACCTCCGATCAATCCGATACAAACCACGCTCGGCGTCTCCAATGTTTCCTTCGTCGCACAGACGGTAGATTGGAATCCGGCGCATCTGTACGCTACGATCGAAGCCGGTTACAATCATCCCGGTTTGTCGTTTATCCGCGTTTTACAACGTTGCCCGGTTTTCCAAAAAGATCTTTTTCAGACAACCATGAGCAGTCCCGATGCGATCACACTTTTGACGCATAAAAACGGAATTCAAGTTGACCCCGCGATCACAAAAATATATAAAAACGTGGTCGAGCATGATCCGTCGGATATCAATCAGGCCAGAACTTTGGCGGGCAATCATGACCGCGAAGTGATCGGCCTTTTGTATCAGAATAAGAACGCCGAACGGTATGATGATTACGGTGCGCACAATC
- a CDS encoding 2-oxoacid:acceptor oxidoreductase subunit alpha, with the protein MKESTSSGGNHASVQKTLIHEHIVEIVSDSGEGAQKAGQSLGMLSAKMGNGVWTVEIIPAEIQPPARSKAGASGIRIRIGSKKITNMGDEADLVVALNEQVLYGRIDQKAFRPGTKILLDNKWAKHDVKKIQDEYTEGLNDLKSRGYDVIEIPIEQESMKHIADPRKGKNMWVFGMLCCIYQRDTAKAENQIRHTFRKKKQDVVDVNLKLFRAGYAWAEQNLKFQYDIPAMATDEQFVVMNGNEAISLGTLAAGIELCSMYPITPATSASHHLAECFEAAGGLIHQAEDEIAAIGFAIGASYAGKTAITITSGPGMALKTEFIGLAVMAEVPLVIVNVQRGGPSTGLPTKVEQGDLLYALYGQPGDAPKIVLAAATIEECFHFVILARRLAEAFRMPVILLSDANLATGVQPYPRPQINQEWFAPPIDQSPWREGVPAFDWDEETGLSRRPIPGQKNGMYTLTGLAHDQRSKVAYEAATNQVGCDMRSRKLAAFLQSLKPPVVNGDPEGDLLIVGWGSTLGAIEEAVHRARALGGRVSSLHLRFLSPIEPGLKDIFKRFKKVMTVEINYSDNLNDPLITPENRRMSQLAWYLRAHTLTDVDCFSNVHGQPIRPGMILDMIKKELSLVENDEPVMA; encoded by the coding sequence ATGAAAGAATCCACTTCTTCCGGGGGAAATCATGCCTCAGTCCAAAAAACCTTAATTCACGAACATATTGTAGAAATTGTCAGCGATTCCGGTGAAGGCGCACAAAAGGCCGGTCAATCGCTCGGTATGCTGTCCGCCAAAATGGGCAATGGGGTTTGGACCGTCGAGATCATTCCCGCCGAAATCCAACCGCCGGCACGTTCCAAAGCCGGTGCGTCGGGTATTCGTATCCGCATTGGCTCCAAAAAAATAACCAATATGGGCGACGAAGCCGACCTGGTCGTTGCGTTGAATGAACAGGTGCTTTATGGGCGCATTGATCAAAAAGCGTTTCGCCCGGGTACAAAAATCCTTCTGGATAACAAGTGGGCCAAACATGATGTCAAAAAAATACAGGACGAATATACCGAAGGTCTCAACGATCTGAAATCGCGCGGATATGACGTGATCGAGATACCGATCGAACAAGAATCCATGAAGCATATCGCTGATCCGCGCAAGGGCAAAAACATGTGGGTTTTCGGCATGTTGTGCTGCATCTATCAGCGCGATACGGCCAAAGCCGAAAATCAGATTCGTCATACTTTCCGCAAAAAAAAGCAAGACGTCGTGGACGTCAACCTCAAACTGTTCCGTGCGGGATACGCCTGGGCCGAACAAAATCTCAAATTTCAATATGACATACCGGCGATGGCGACCGATGAACAATTTGTCGTGATGAATGGTAATGAAGCGATCAGTCTCGGCACATTGGCCGCAGGCATCGAATTGTGTTCCATGTATCCCATCACCCCGGCGACATCGGCATCGCATCATTTGGCTGAATGTTTTGAAGCAGCGGGCGGGCTGATCCATCAAGCGGAAGATGAAATCGCCGCAATCGGTTTTGCCATCGGCGCATCGTATGCCGGTAAAACGGCCATCACGATCACCTCCGGACCCGGCATGGCGCTCAAAACCGAATTCATCGGCCTTGCGGTCATGGCGGAAGTTCCCCTCGTGATCGTCAATGTCCAGCGCGGCGGACCTTCGACCGGTTTACCGACCAAAGTCGAACAAGGTGATTTACTCTATGCGCTATACGGCCAACCCGGCGATGCCCCAAAAATAGTTTTAGCCGCTGCAACGATCGAAGAATGTTTTCACTTCGTCATTCTCGCCCGGCGTCTTGCGGAGGCTTTCCGCATGCCGGTCATTTTGCTCAGCGATGCCAATCTCGCAACCGGCGTACAGCCGTACCCGCGTCCGCAAATCAATCAGGAATGGTTTGCTCCGCCGATTGATCAAAGCCCGTGGCGCGAAGGCGTTCCGGCGTTTGATTGGGATGAAGAAACTGGCCTCAGCCGCCGCCCGATACCCGGCCAGAAAAACGGGATGTACACTCTCACCGGATTGGCTCATGACCAGCGCAGCAAAGTCGCGTACGAAGCGGCAACCAATCAGGTCGGTTGCGATATGCGCAGCCGTAAGCTGGCCGCATTTCTCCAATCACTCAAACCGCCGGTCGTCAACGGCGATCCCGAAGGTGATCTGCTGATCGTCGGCTGGGGTTCGACCCTCGGTGCGATCGAAGAAGCCGTCCATCGTGCCCGTGCATTGGGCGGTCGCGTATCGTCTCTGCATCTGCGTTTCCTCTCGCCGATAGAACCGGGTCTCAAAGATATTTTCAAACGGTTCAAAAAAGTCATGACGGTGGAAATCAACTATTCGGATAATCTGAATGATCCGCTGATCACGCCGGAAAACCGCCGGATGTCGCAACTGGCCTGGTACTTGCGCGCTCACACATTGACCGATGTGGATTGTTTCTCCAATGTGCACGGCCAACCGATACGTCCGGGCATGATCTTGGATATGATCAAAAAGGAATTATCCCTGGTCGAAAACGACGAACCGGTTATGGCCTGA
- the cax gene encoding calcium/proton exchanger, with product MSVGKFKIEPLMLLLVFVPISIVLEVMHADPVWIFVSACGAIIPLAGLMGKATEHLSHSLGAGLGGLLNATFGNAAELIIALFALKAGLHDVVKASLTGSIIGNILLVLGLSITVGGLKFDKQTFNRTASSNGATLLALSAIALVVPAIFHMLVKGHPDAHEQELSLEIAIVLFVIYILSLIFSLRTHKHLYAGDSAEVPHEHDGPIWSKNKAIGVLLAATAFVALMSEFLVGAVEHTAKTFGMTDVFVGVILVAIIGNAAEHSTAILVSAKNQMDLAMNIAIGSSIQIALFVAPVLVFASYFFGQPMDLIFTTFEVLAVALSVAVLALVTIDGESNWMEGVQLLAVYVILGIAFYYLPAH from the coding sequence ATGAGCGTCGGAAAATTTAAAATCGAACCGTTGATGCTATTGTTGGTTTTTGTGCCGATCAGTATTGTATTGGAAGTGATGCATGCCGATCCGGTTTGGATTTTTGTGTCAGCGTGCGGAGCGATTATTCCTTTGGCGGGTCTTATGGGAAAAGCCACGGAGCATCTTTCGCATAGTCTCGGCGCCGGGTTGGGTGGCCTGCTCAATGCGACGTTTGGCAATGCGGCGGAATTGATCATCGCGCTTTTTGCACTCAAAGCTGGTTTGCACGATGTAGTCAAAGCGTCGCTGACGGGATCCATTATTGGAAATATTTTGCTTGTGCTCGGTTTGAGTATTACAGTGGGCGGGCTTAAATTTGACAAACAAACGTTTAATCGTACCGCTTCCAGTAACGGCGCTACGCTTTTGGCCCTGAGTGCAATTGCGCTGGTAGTACCGGCCATTTTTCATATGCTCGTCAAAGGTCATCCCGATGCACATGAACAGGAATTGAGTCTGGAAATCGCCATCGTACTTTTTGTGATTTATATTTTGAGTTTGATTTTTTCACTGCGCACGCACAAACATTTGTACGCCGGCGACAGCGCCGAGGTGCCGCATGAACATGACGGTCCTATTTGGTCAAAAAACAAAGCGATCGGCGTTCTGCTGGCTGCAACGGCATTCGTAGCCCTGATGAGTGAATTCCTTGTGGGCGCCGTCGAACATACGGCTAAAACCTTCGGCATGACGGATGTTTTTGTCGGTGTGATTTTAGTGGCGATCATCGGTAATGCGGCAGAACACAGTACGGCTATTTTAGTGTCGGCTAAAAATCAAATGGATCTTGCGATGAATATTGCTATCGGATCAAGTATTCAGATTGCGTTATTCGTTGCCCCGGTACTGGTGTTTGCGAGCTATTTTTTTGGTCAACCGATGGATTTGATTTTTACGACATTCGAAGTTCTGGCGGTAGCGTTATCGGTTGCCGTACTGGCTTTGGTGACAATAGACGGTGAGTCCAACTGGATGGAAGGCGTTCAACTTTTGGCGGTGTATGTGATATTAGGTATCGCGTTTTATTATTTGCCCGCGCATTAA
- a CDS encoding fumarylacetoacetate hydrolase family protein, with the protein MAHVTMHTSGEKIPVSKILCVGQNYREHIIELTPAGKEPDFPTEPVIFMKPPSALIYDGGTILRPSVSNDMHHEVELIIVIGKTGKQISPADAMHHVLGYAVGLDMTLRDLQSEAKRKGRPWTIAKGFDTSACISQVMPKEQTGNIMQQDIKLLVNGTIRQNGNTSDMIFDIAAIVSYVSQFFTLERGDLIYTGTPKGVGPVVTGDQLHAILGNDLLTVHAKVG; encoded by the coding sequence ATGGCACATGTCACTATGCACACATCGGGAGAAAAAATACCCGTTTCAAAAATTTTATGCGTCGGCCAAAACTACCGCGAACACATCATCGAATTGACGCCGGCGGGCAAAGAACCCGATTTTCCTACCGAACCGGTGATTTTTATGAAACCGCCTTCCGCGCTGATATACGACGGCGGTACGATCCTACGTCCGTCCGTTTCCAACGATATGCATCATGAGGTCGAACTCATCATCGTGATCGGAAAAACCGGAAAACAAATATCACCGGCCGATGCAATGCATCACGTACTCGGTTACGCTGTCGGACTAGACATGACATTGCGCGATCTGCAAAGCGAAGCCAAGAGAAAAGGACGGCCCTGGACGATCGCTAAAGGCTTTGACACCTCGGCGTGCATTTCTCAGGTTATGCCTAAAGAACAGACCGGAAATATCATGCAGCAAGATATCAAACTTCTTGTCAACGGTACGATCCGTCAAAACGGCAATACATCGGATATGATATTTGATATCGCCGCTATCGTAAGTTACGTTTCACAATTTTTTACACTGGAGCGCGGCGATCTGATCTATACGGGAACGCCGAAAGGCGTCGGTCCGGTCGTGACAGGCGATCAACTTCACGCCATACTCGGAAATGATTTATTGACCGTACACGCGAAAGTGGGATAA